Below is a window of Sulfurisphaera ohwakuensis DNA.
AATATCTCATATGCGATTGATGCAGGGATGTTTCAGTATTTAGGTGTAGCTTCCTCTCAAGTGGGAATAATAGCCTCACTTGCATCATCACTCTTCTTCGTAGGATATTTTATTCCCCAAATATTTTCTAATCTAGGGATTAATCGATACGGTGTTAGGAAAATATTTGCATTAGCATTTACCGCATGGGGTGTAATAACAATATTAACGGGCTTTGTGACAGCTGTGGTGCAAGTTTATGTATTGAGATTCCTTTTAGGTATTGCTGAGGGGCCTTTTTATGCTGGAGTAATATTTTATCTAAGTATTTGGTTTCTTAAGCCGGAAAGGGCAACGGCTAACAGTTTGTTTAATGCCGCAATACCTATTTCTGGTATAATCGGTGGTCTAATAGCTGGATTGATTTTTGCAGTTTACGGAGATTATCCGGGGTGGAGGTATCTATTCTGGTATGAGGGTATTTTAGCCTTAATAGGAGCGTTAATAGCTTATTTTCTGTTAACTGACTTCCCTAAAGACGCTAAATGGTTAAGCAAAGAGGAAAAGGAAGCTTTAGAGAGGGCTAAGGCAGAGGAAGAAGTTGAAAAGGTTAAGGTTAGTTGGAAGTCTGCGTTAGCCCATAGAGATGTAATACTTCTGGCAATAGTTTACTTTTTAGGAGTTACAAGCCTTTACGGATACTCTATCTGGCTACCCAGCATTATAAGCGCTATAGCTAAAGTTAATGCCAGTATAGCGAGCTTTTTATCAATTATTCCTTATGTTATTGCATCAATTTCATTGATTATAATAGCTTGGTATGCTGATAAGCATCAGAATCATAAGATTGTTACTTCAATTGTTTTTGTGATAGCTGGAATAGGGTTAGCGTTAAGTGCGGCGACTGAGAGTATTTTTATTATTTCATTTATACTTTTCGCAATAGCCGCAATAGGAATATACAGTTTTCTTTCTCCATTTTGGGCTGTTCCTCAGAAGTTTCTTCAAGGAGATGCAGCAGCAGCATCAATAGGCCTTATAAACGCTGTGGGTAATTTAGGAGGAATTGCTGGGCCAATAATTGTTGGTTTTCTGAAATCTTATACGGGATCTTTTGTAGATGGTGTTTACGCTATGGCTTTATTTTCATTCTTAGCGGGGATAGTAATGATTTTAGTTAAAAAGGAATAAATTAATTCTTTGTTTTCGCAAAAATCTTTTTTTAAGAAACTAAGTGAAACGAATCTCACACCTTTTTCTTAAGGATTTACAATGTAAACCTATGGGATTATAAAAACATTAGTTGTTTAATGAAACTACTGCTAGTAGATAGTTAAACTTAATTCTCTAGATCCCAACTTATACATGTGGTCTACCACTTAAGACTAAGAAAGAAGGGTATTGTAATTCTACCTAAGGAGATTAGAGAAAAGCTTGGCGTAAGTGAAAACGATATATTAATAGCGGATATAAAAGACGGTGAACTTATTTTACGTCCTTTGAAACCTAAAATTGTAAGAGTAAATCCAATAGTGGTAGAGGAAATTTTAAAGGATGAGGGAGATAAAGAGAGGAGAAAAGAAGAATTCAATAAAAAGAAAGACTCTCCATCCTTACAATAAGGAATTTTTCCTTATTCTCCTAGGTTAATATGATCCCTATTAGTAGAAGGATTAATATCGGTATTTCAATCATTAATTGTATATTATATAAATATAATTTTCTTGGTACTGAGTTT
It encodes the following:
- a CDS encoding MFS transporter, which encodes MKSLIDLSRPKRLVRIIPIIFFLYLINFLDRVNISYAIDAGMFQYLGVASSQVGIIASLASSLFFVGYFIPQIFSNLGINRYGVRKIFALAFTAWGVITILTGFVTAVVQVYVLRFLLGIAEGPFYAGVIFYLSIWFLKPERATANSLFNAAIPISGIIGGLIAGLIFAVYGDYPGWRYLFWYEGILALIGALIAYFLLTDFPKDAKWLSKEEKEALERAKAEEEVEKVKVSWKSALAHRDVILLAIVYFLGVTSLYGYSIWLPSIISAIAKVNASIASFLSIIPYVIASISLIIIAWYADKHQNHKIVTSIVFVIAGIGLALSAATESIFIISFILFAIAAIGIYSFLSPFWAVPQKFLQGDAAAASIGLINAVGNLGGIAGPIIVGFLKSYTGSFVDGVYAMALFSFLAGIVMILVKKE
- a CDS encoding AbrB/MazE/SpoVT family DNA-binding domain-containing protein; this translates as MVYHLRLRKKGIVILPKEIREKLGVSENDILIADIKDGELILRPLKPKIVRVNPIVVEEILKDEGDKERRKEEFNKKKDSPSLQ